A stretch of the Aspergillus puulaauensis MK2 DNA, chromosome 6, nearly complete sequence genome encodes the following:
- a CDS encoding uncharacterized protein (COG:Q;~EggNog:ENOG410PNXK;~InterPro:IPR036291,IPR002347;~PFAM:PF08659,PF00106,PF13561;~go_process: GO:0055114 - oxidation-reduction process [Evidence IEA]) produces MTGAAKPPCHVNGTAFITGAASGIGKSVAHVYAQNGIEGLALADVSIPNLESVQAELREQYPHVRVEIFTVDVTKEEQIAAAVQSAAAKFGRIDISIHGAGIAGNPAPTHDLPLSDWQRVIDVNQTGVLLCDKWVVQQMLKQE; encoded by the exons ATGACTGGCGCAGCCAAACCCCCATGTCACGTTAACGGGACAGCGTTCATCACGGGTGCTGCCTCCG GCATCGGAAAGTCCGTAGCCCATGTTTATGCTCAAAACGGCATAGAAGGCCTAGCGCTGGCAGACGTCAGTATCCCCAACCTCGAGTCCGTTCAAGCAGAACTTCGCGAGCAATATCCCCACGTCCGCGTCGAGATATTCACCGTTGATGTGACAAAAGAGGAACAAATAGCGGCCGCTGTGCAATCGGCCGCCGCCAAATTTGGTCGTATtgacatctccatccatggCGCTGGTATTGCGGGTAACCCGGCTCCAACGCACGACCTTCCATTATCGGACTGGCAGCGTGTCATTGACGTCAACCAGACGGGTGTGTTGTTATGTGATAAATGGGTTGTTCAGCAGATGCTGAAGCAGGAGTGA
- a CDS encoding ankyrin repeat protein (COG:S;~EggNog:ENOG410PKZN;~InterPro:IPR002110,IPR020683,IPR036770;~PFAM:PF13857,PF12796,PF00023,PF13637,PF13606;~go_function: GO:0005515 - protein binding [Evidence IEA]), whose protein sequence is MTTLPPLPAKHSAFIQHVTARPTAPITELVRPYNEYDAAIRKIYAQEPLHPAVADNLLNVVPLFDSSGSTDLRIRSRDLASESEATKSKYLMPLKDEHRKPSGAPAVVSSLRDFQTHFNIFCESSLSDLDWNNVVAAGSAVATSILPVPDKYNNSKRGLRQFYHEIFAPASDVDLFLYGLTEEQAIEKIKQIERCIRDSILTEVSTIRTKNAITIVSQYPNRHVQIVLRRYKSVAEILTGFDVDCSCAAYDGKQVYMAPRAVGAYMTQINQVDLSRRSPSYESRLSKYSHRGFEVFWPDLDRSRIDPSIFERSFTRTVGLARLLVLEKLPKSQDRDQYLAQRRRERGRPPPNNYYRPTGLRGDIKSDWQDEVAEWVEEDEVSDYHTFTIPYGPKFHARKIEKLLYTKDLLLNAEWNKPKDREVHLHRHPAFFGSAEDVMHDCCGYCPKPVTPVEEEVAAEESKIYVSGAISFISDNPGRQEIGSFNPITDTDWTEMAYIGNTAGLCQAIVDNDFEEVKRWLADGEFDVNRRDHTGRTPLHLACMVSAPEIVQHLVDNGARLIARVADGRTALHLAAGRGSVEIVRVLLTKSEENEEEETRKEDAHKNASKTKGGNASQEDSDEEMVDIPSGDDDDDMYAHSNTTGSFVKVKKDEGQEAASIVPDDAGDVDPDIYDVNVVAWDNKASPLHLAILKGHVAVVEELVSSFGADVLLPVKLVHSYDNSPRAAILTLVLALRLPKESGKAMVEKLLQVGASPAQADISHKTALHYLSHYGNPEILSIFSEYDKPAVERAINHLTAVDPYQQYKADTPLTYAISIKDRAKIKKLLEMGAHPAISLEDYVKATEASDKMWTTNQSIEQHKARFGESIVQPVISSLDKDMPLITIELLARGADPNTLTPDGYKVLHDDYFRTSIIGTSLLDYVYAKLKGLRGYDGEKAISPPARLNPDDSAYLDGFNDGSYQMWVAKEILRQRREQLAREQKTYDEEATSRGRTEGLAKKKAVIQTVLAEYEKLEADLLSRGAKTFSELHPDIQGPVYPPLNQSSYKSKVQPYKITLDFLAQNCTDERKEGYFQLFEAAWTGDVETIKSLTLSTWGPNKERLPLEIGVRDLRDYTAFTIAILRGHLETAKTIIAISIAQFKPNEQQDSTRYRIRAEYSDDEDDSYYSDEDAEDIQLESHVIDDQFTFENVGEVKSQVESKISPLSILAGTCDIALFFDKDQRPETSIRSLIRYAIWKDDVELLKLLITLGEEILSRQKDGQKSSIYSTPHSDFVTAMRLGRLRCLEELIKRSGVGLPLDKLAEESKVEVKETPKYYQGLSVHGKKRADWAATGRGVPVTRSIQMSPPLLLAAREGNLATVEWFLGTAPGRYYTEFARAHKKDARLKKLSMSEKGMEQSILDWLCSRRDLVLHCAILSEYTEESGRLVEYLVDNMPHCLEIKSDDEYTPLAIAFYTHKFEFAKTLISAGANQTVRAFEGKNLMHFAIAPSLLPKFMRLDDMLSLIDPLLIPSMFVERCASQPGSLTPLALWMTQFQSWDGDSRAQFLKTILDLTEPTGQRHLELLDGSGNTVLHNAVNALDGVALKIFLERRPDLLHRENAVGATPAELAENKWIAKMTDGPPEGPSMWNDDNLRNYGHSKDLSSLRVVHKAPTDFVEKQPKRTNWVERDIYNLCKPNVQEEKSTKRKLVSLFDANEVAKRLAVGDRSSAHGRRYRRRYNNGDDGEDERDEVAQWLW, encoded by the exons ATGACTAccctcccccctctcccCGCAAAGCACTCGGCTTTCATCCAGCATGTTACTGCCCGTCCGACAGCGCCGATAACTGAGCTTGTGAGGCCATATAATGAGTACGACGCGGCTATACGCAAGATATACGCCCAAGAGCCACTCCATCCCGCGGTCGCAGATAATCTCCTCAACGTCGTGCCACTCTTCGACTCCAGTGGCTCAACAGATCTCCGCATTCGCTCTCGCGATCTTGCGTCGGAGTCTGAAGCCACCAAGTCAAAATACCTTATGCCCCTGAAGGATGAACATCGGAAACCGTCTGGCGCCCCCGCAGTTGTCTCCAGCCTCAGGGACTTCCAGACCCACTTTAACATCTTCTGCGAGAGCTCGTTATCTGACCTGGACTGGAATAATGTCGTCGCTGCCGGAAGTGCAGTAGCAACTTCGATTCTCCCTGTTCCTGACAAATACAATAATTCTAAGCGTGGCCTGCGCCAATTCTATCACGAGATCTTTGCTCCGGCATCAGATGTCGATCTCTTTCTTTATGGCCTGACAGAGGAACAGGCCATTGAGAAAATCAAGCAAATTGAACGGTGTATCCGAGACTCTATTCTCACCGAGGTATCAACCATTCGGACCAAGAATGCCATCACCATTGTGTCTCAATATCCAAACCGCCACGTCCAGATCGTTCTGCGTCGGTACAAGTCTGTTGCTGAGATCCTCACTGGATTCGACGTGGATTGTTCTTGCGCGGCGTACGACGGGAAACAAGTCTATATGGCTCCCCGTGCGGTTGGTGCGTACATGACCCAGATAAACCAGGTTGATCTCTCCAGACGATCTCCGTCCTACGAAAGCCGCCTCTCCAAGTACTCGCACCGAGGTTTTGAAGTGTTCTGGCCAGACCTAGATCGTTCTCGAATTGACCCA TCCATTTTTGAGCGCAGCTTTACAAGAACAGTGGGACTAGCGCGTCTTCTCGTCCTGGAAAAGTTGCCGAAATCCCAGGATCGCGACCAGTATCTCGCCCAGCGACGCAGAGAGCGTGGCCGACCTCCACCCAATAATTACTACCGGCCGACGGGTCTCCGAGGAGATATCAAAAGTGATTGGCAAGACGAGGTTGCGGaatgggttgaggaggatgaggtcTCGGACTATCACACTTTT ACAATCCCCTACGGCCCGAAGTTCCACGCTCGAAAGATCGAGAAATTGCTTTACACCAAGGATTTACTTCTCAATGCAGAGTGGAATAAACCTAAAGACCGCGAGGTCCATTTACACCGACACCCTGCGTTCTTCGGCAGTGCCGAGGACGTGATGCATGACTGCTGCGGATACTGCCCCAAGCCAGTCACCccggtcgaggaggaagttgCAGCTGAAGAGAGCAAAATTTACGTTTCCGGTGCCATCTCATTCATTAGTGATAATCCCGGGCGGCAGGAGATTGGCAGTTTCAATCCGATCACGGATACCGACTGGACAG AAATGGCGTATATTGGAAACACAGCCGGTCTTTGCCAAGCGATAGTTGACAACGACTTTGAAGAAGTGAAACGCTGGCTAGCGGATGGTGAATTTGATGTGAATCGACGCGATCACACTGGTCGCACACCGCTCCATTTGGCTTGTATGGTATCCGCACCCGAAATTGTCCAACATCTGGTTGATAACGGGGCTCGTCTGATTGCTCGTGTGGCGGACGGACGCACCGCCTTGCATCTGGCAGCTGGGCGCGGAAGTGTTGAGATCGTTCGCGTTCTCCTTACAAAGagtgaggagaatgaggaagaggaaacaCGAAAGGAAGATGCCCACAAGAACGCTTCCAAAACGAAAGGGGGCAACGCTTCACAAGAGGAcagcgatgaggagatggtaGATATACCATcaggtgatgatgacgacgacatgTATGCCCATTCCAACACTACAGGCTCATTTGtcaaggtgaagaaggacgaaGGACAAGAAGCCGCGTCGATTGTTCCGGACGATGCTGGCGATGTCGACCCTGATATCTACGACGTCAATGTCGTGGCATGGGACAACAAAGCCTCGCCTCTGCATCTGGCAATCCTGAAGGGCCATGTTGCCGTAGTTGAGGAGTTAGTATCTTCATTCGGTGCTGACGTCCTGCTTCCTGTCAAATTGGTGCACAGTTACGACAACTCCCCAAGAGCCGCCATTCTAACTCTAGTCCTTGCCCTCCGACTTCCCAAGGAGTCCGGAAAGGCCATGGTCGAGAAGCTCCTCCAGGTGGGAGCATCACCAGCTCAAGCTGATATCAGTCACAAAACGGCGTTGCACTATCTCTCGCATTACGGCAATCCCGAAATCCTGAGTATTTTCAGCGAATACGACAAGCCTGCAGTTGAAAGGGCGATCAATCACTTAACAGCAGTGGATCCCTACCAGCAGTACAAGGCAGACACGCCTCTGACATATGCCATTTCTATTAAAGACCGTGCCAAAATCAAAAAGCTTCTCGAAATGGGTGCCCACCCCGCAATTAGTCTGGAAGATTACGTCAAAGCAACTGAAGCATCAGATAAAATGTGGACCACGAATCAGTCAATAGAGCAGCACAAGGCCCGGTTTGGAGAGTCCATTGTCCAGCCTGTGATCTCGTCTCTGGATAAGGATATGCCATTAATCACCATTGAGCTTCTTGCGCGTGGTGCAGACCCAAACACACTCACTCCGGACGGATACAAGGTCCTCCATGATGACTATTTCCGGACTTCCATTATTGGTACATCCTTGCTCGACTATGTCTATGCAAAATTGAAGGGCTTGCGCGGATACGATGGCGAGAAAGCTATTTCCCCACCAGCCAGGTTGAATCCGGATGACAGCGCATACCTCGACGGCTTCAATGATGGAAGCTACCAGATGTGGGTCGCGAAGGAGATCCTCCGACAAAGAAGAGAGCAACTTGCCCGCGAACAGAAGACATATGATGAGGAGGCAACGTCCAGGGGTCGGACCGAAGGCCtggcaaagaagaaggctgtcATCCAGACCGTACTTGCCGAGTACGAAAAGCTGGAAGCGGATTTGCTTTCTAGAGGCGCGAAAACCTTCTCTGAGCTACACCCTGACATTCAGGGTCCGGTTTATCCTCCTCTTAACCAGTCTTCTTATAAGTCCAAGGTGCAGCCGTACAAGATCACATTGGACTTCCTCGCACAGAACTGCACTGATGAGAGGAAGGAAGGCTATTTTCAATT ATTCGAAGCCGCTTGGACAGGTGACGTGGAAACGATCAAGTCCCTCACCTTATCTACCTGGGGGCCAAACAAAGAGCGTCTCCCCCTAGAGATTGGTGTCAGAGATTTACGTGATTACACAGCTTTCACGATCGCTATCCTACGGGGCCACCTGGAGACTGCGAAGACAATCATAGCTATATCCATTGCTCAATTCAAGCCCAATGAACAGCAAGATAGTACCCGGTACCGCATTAGGGCAGAATAttctgatgatgaggacgattCGTATTATTccgatgaagatgctgaAGACATCCAGCTTGAGTCTCATGTTATCGATGACCAATTCACTTTTGAGAATGTTGGCGAAGTTAAGAGCCAAGTTGAGAGCAAGATCTCTCCGCTGAGTATATTAGCGGGAACGTGCGACATCGCCCTCTTTTTTGATAAGGACCAACGCCCAGAGACCAGTATTAGGAGTCTGATTCGATACGCCATCTGGAAGGATGATGTCGAACTCCTGAAGCTGCTAATAACGCTGGGTGAGGAAATACTTTCCAGGCAGAAGGATGGGCAGAAATCCTCGATTTACAGCACCCCTCATTCTGATTTTGTCACGGCAATGCGTCTCGGCCGTCTCCGGTGCTTGGAGGAGCTGATTAAGAGAAGCGGTGTTGGGCTTCCCCTTGACAAACTCGCAGAGGAAAGTAAGGTTGAGGTTAAGGAAACGCCCAAATACTACCAAGGTCTTTCGGTCCACGGGAAGAAGCGTGCTGACTGGGCTGCTACTGGCAGAGGAGTGCCAGTGACACGGTCAATTCAAATGAGCCCTCCCCTTCTGCTCGCTGCTAGAGAGGGTAATCTGGCGACTGTGGAGTGGTTCTTAGGTACAGCACCTGGCCGGTACTATACCGAGTTTGCCAGGGCACACAAAAAGGACGCGAGGCTTAAGAAGCTTTCCATGTCAGAGAAAGGAATGGAGCAGTCGATCCTTGACTGGCTGTGTTCTCGGC GCGACCTAGTCTTGCACTGTGCCATCCTCTCGGAATACACCGAGGAGTCAGGGCGCTTGGTCGAGTATCTGGTCGACAATATGCCTCATTGTCTCGAGATCAAGTCCGATGACGAATATACGCCTCTCGCCATTGCATTCTACACCCACAAATTTGAGTTCGCCAAAACGCTCATTTCAGCTGGGGCTAACCAAACAGTGCGTGCTTTCGAGGGGAAGAATCTCATGCATTTCGCCATAGCACCCTCATTGTTGCCTAAGTTCATGCGTCTCGACGATATGTTAAGCCTGATAGACCCACTTCTTATCCCCTCGATGTTCGTCGAGCGTTGCGCCTCACAGCCCGGCTCCCTCACCCCACTTGCCCTTTGGATGACTCAATTCCAGAGCTGGGACGGAGACTCGCGCGCCCAATTTCTCAAAACAATCCTTGATCTCACTGAGCCCACAGGCCAAAGGCATCTCGAGCTACTCGATGGATCCGGAAACACCGTGCTCCACAACGCAGTCAATGCACTCGATGGCGTAGCACTGAAGATATTCCTCGAACGTCGGCCTGACTTACTGCACCGCGAAAATGCAGTTGGAGCCACGCCCGCCGAGCTCGCTGAGAATAAATGGATTGCAAAAATGACCGACGGTCCGCCTGAGGGTCCGTCGATGTGGAATGATGATAATTTGAGGAACTATGGCCACAGCAAAGACCTATCCTCGTTGCGGGTTGTCCATAAAGCACCTACAGACTTTGTTGAGAAGCAGCCTAAGAGAACTAATTGGGTGGAGCGGGATATTTATAACCTTTGCAAACCCAACGttcaagaagagaagagcacGAAGAGGAAGCTTGTGAGTTTGTTCGATGCGAATGAGGTGGCAAAGAGATTGGCCGTGGGTGACCGCAGCAGTGCTCATGGTCGCAGATATCGGAGAAGATATAATAacggagatgatggagaagacgagagGGATGAAGTAGCACAGTGGCTCTGGTGA
- a CDS encoding arylsulfotransferase family protein (COG:S;~EggNog:ENOG410PHWY;~InterPro:IPR039535;~PFAM:PF05935,PF14269;~TransMembrane:2 (i16-36o550-569i)) — protein MYCAAPRRCLEHRSSLLWPAIASAIVGLVYLFYVFAVPQLLRFDFRLGLSWYDLGAHGFGPSRGYVSFEDESPVLEIVEPEGSAGCDSRYTFLAPRGDSVPQSGPMILDAQGELVWMKHNWETTQDFRVQQYRGEDFLTYWEGNQIEGRGFGTWYMLDSTYTPRYVINPVGNYGADLHEFHISADDTALVTIYDPTLADLTSVGGPELGWIYDGLFQEIDIAAGDLIFEWRASEHLDINNTYHPLAAPAGNRRDSAFDYFHINSVDKDTDGNYLISARHFHTVICVSKDTGEILWTLGGKANDFQDLSDGKATSFAWQHDARWHPEMNSLTIFDNSAHSGDDPESASRGMVVSLDIPNRQATLRAEYYHPFHIQTVSQGNVQLLNGTDRVLVAWGHSAAYSEFSADGQLECNVHFGASAYFNFGRVNSYRVLKGEWTGSPQTEPDAVVSGDMVYVSWNGATEVAAWRLETLDFTLNNTITGELDLDGDAVALGEFAKTGFETEIPLPSDFDSPIFRLAALDAEGNVLEFTVPLQRDSDESSADEVLDLRYLIIGIAIVAGTCGLVAAVYRMWPSCRGRRHAPWRQSEYHLIPVRERERNEADRDPR, from the exons ATGTATTGCGCCGCGCCTCGCCGTTGCCTCGAGCACCGGAGTTCTCTGCTTTGGCCTGCAATTGCGAGTGCGATCGTAGGTCTTGTCTACCTGTTTTACGTTTTTGCAGTGCCGCAGCTGCTGCGGTTCGATTTCCGCTTGGGTCTGAGCTGGTACGACCTCGGCGCCCACGGTTTTGGTCCGTCAAGGGGCTATGTCTCCTTCGAAGATGAGTCGCCTGTCCTGGAGATTGTCGAGCCCGAAGGCAGTGCTGGATGTGACTCGCGTTATACGTTTCTCGCACCGCGCGGAGACTCGGTTCCCCAGTCGGGGCCCATGATTCTGGATGCCCAGGGGGAGCTGGTGTGGATGAAGCATAATTGGGAGACAACGCAGGACTTCAGAGTCCAGCAGTATCGCGGCGAGGACTTCCTGACATATTGGGAGGGCAACCAGattgaaggaagagggtTCGGGACGTGGTATATG CTCGACTCGACTTATACGCCTCGCTACGTGATCAATCCGGTCGGAAACTACGGCGCTGACCTGCACGAATTCCACATCTCGGCCGACGATACAGCTCTGGTGACGATATACGACCCTACTCTGGCGGATTTGACCTCGGTCGGCGGGCCTGAGCTTGGCTGGATATACGACGGTTTGTTCCAGGAAATCGACATTGCAGCTGGCGATTTGATCTTCGAATGGCGAGCATCAGAGCACCTTGACATCAACAATACGTACCACCCTCTAGCGGCACCGGCGGGCAATCGACGGGACTCTGCCTTTGATTACTTCCATATAAACAGCGTGGACAAGGATACAGACGGGAACTACCTCATCTCGGCGAGGCATTTCCACACAGTCATCTGCGTCTCGAAGGATACGGGCGAGATTCTCTGGACTCTTGGTGGCAAGGCAAACGACTTTCAAGATCTCTCCGACGGTAAAGCGACGAGCTTTGCCTGGCAGCACGATGCTCGCTGGCATCCAGAGATGAACAGCCTGACCATCTTCGACAACTCAGCCCATTCCGGTGATGACCCAGAGTCTGCGAGCCGGGGCATGGTCGTCTCCCTTGATATCCCAAACCGGCAGGCAACTCTGCGCGCCGAGTATTACCATCCATTTCACATCCAGACTGTCTCTCAAGGCAATGTGCAGCTTCTCAACGGTACCGATCGTGTCCTCGTTGCCTGGGGTCACAGTGCAGCATACAGCGAGTTCAGCGCGGACGGACAGCTGGAATGCAATGTGCATTTCGGGGCCTCCGCTTACTTTAATTTCGGGCGTGTCAACTCATACCGTGTGCTCAAGGGAGAATGGACCGGGAGCCCCCAGACTGAACCTGACGCTGTCGTGTCTGGGGATATGGTCTACGTGAGCTGGAACGGCGCCACCGAAGTCGCAGCCTGGCGACTTGAGACGTTGGATTTCACCCTCAACAACACGATCACCGGTGAGCTGGACCTTGACGGTGATGCTGTCGCGTTAGGAGAATTCGCAAAGACAGGATTCGAGACCGAAATCCCCCTTCCAAGCGACTTTGACAGTCCGATATTCCGTCTGGCAGCACTGGATGCGGAGGGGAATGTTCTGGAATTTACAGTCCCACTGCAGCGAGATTCTGATGAATCCTCTGCTGATGAAGTGCTCGATCTACGCTACTTGATTATTGGAATCGCCATTGTCGCCGGTACGTGCGGCCTGGTTGCTGCGGTGTACCGAATGTGGCCTTCCTGTCGAGGTCGTCGCCATGCTCCCTGGCGTCAGAGTGAATATCATTTGATTCCAGTCCGTGAGCGTGAGCGCAACGAAGCCGACCGTGACCCTCGTTGA
- a CDS encoding alpha-ketoacid dehydrogenase subunit beta (COG:C;~EggNog:ENOG410PJGZ;~InterPro:IPR029061,IPR033248,IPR009014,IPR005475;~PFAM:PF02779,PF02780;~go_function: GO:0003824 - catalytic activity [Evidence IEA]), producing the protein MASLLRPHRVPRLCGRGYSTAPTPSTRLNLPIDYKSTPLLHHSSSSLSNAFDLPLSSTSKSMNLYQAINAALRTALVKSNKVMLFGEDVAFGGVFRCSMDLQTEFGSERVFNTPLTEQGIVGFAIGAAAEGMKPVAEIQFADYVFPAFDQIVNEAAKFRYREGATGGNVGGMVVRMPCGAVGHGALYHSQSPEALFAHIPGVQVVVPRSPSQAKGLLLSSIFESGNPVVFMEPKVLYRAAVEHVPNEYYTIPLNKAEVVKPGNDVTIVSYGQPLYLCSAAIAAAEKALGASVELIDLRTIYPWDRQTVLDSVRKTGKAIVVHESMINYGVGAEVAATIQEGAFLRLEAPVKRVAGWSTHTGLTYEKLILPDVARIYDAIKQTLEY; encoded by the exons ATGGCTTCTCTTCTACGGCCTCACCGTGTCCCGCGCCTCTGCGGCCGGGGCTACTCAACCGCTCCAACGCCTTCAACGCGTCTCAACCTCCCAATCGACTACAAATCCACGCCGCTGCTGCAccactcctcctcctcgctctctaATGCCTTCGATCTCCCCCTGTCCAGCACGTCCAAGTCCATGAACCTATACCAGGCCATAAATGCCGCACTCCGAACCGCGTTAGTGAAATCCAACAAGGTTATGCTCTTCGGCGAGGACGTTGCCTTTGGCGGCGTCTTTCGATGCTCCATGGACCTTCAGACGGAGTTCGGCTCAGAGAGGGTATTCAATACACCATTGACAGAACAGGGGATTGTGGGATTTGCGATTGGTGCTGCGGCGGAGGGAATGAAACCCGTTGCGGAAATCCAGTTCGCAGACTATGTCTTCCCCGCGTTTGACCAGATCGTCAACGAGGCGGCTAAATTTCGATACCGCGAGGGAGCGACCGGGGGAAATGTGGGCGGAATGGTAGTTCGGATGCCTTGCGGCGCTGTGGGACATGGAGCTTT ATATCATTCACAATCTCCAGAAGCGCTGTTTGCGCATATCCCCGGCGTCCAAGTTGTTGTGCCACGCTCACCATCACAAGCCAAGGgtcttttgctttcttcgatTTTTGAAAGTGGAAACCCCGTTGTCTTCATGGAGCCAAAGGTGCTCTACCGTGCCGCCGTCGAGCACGTCCCCAACGAATACTACACAATCCCTCTGAACAAGGCGGAGGTCGTGAAACCAGGTAATGACGTTACAATCGTCTCATATGGCCAGCCCCTGTACCTTTGCTCAGCAGCTATTGCGGCCGCCGAAAAGGCTCTGGGCGCAAGCGTGGAGCTGATCGACTTGCGGACAATATACCCATGGGATCGGCAAACAGTACTGGATAGTGTGAGGAAGACGGGGAAGGCCATTGTCGTACATGAGAGTATGATAAACtatggtgttggtgctgaAGTGGCGGCGACTATCCAAGAAGGCGCTTTCTTGAGACTGGAGGCTCCAGTTAAGCGGGTGGCAGGATGGAGCACACATACCGGTCTCACGTACGAGAAACTGATTCTCCCTGATGTTGCGA GAATCTACGACGCCATCAAGCAGACACTTGAATACTGA
- a CDS encoding uncharacterized protein (COG:G;~EggNog:ENOG410PIWG;~InterPro:IPR020846,IPR011701,IPR036259;~PFAM:PF07690,PF06609;~TransMembrane:14 (i21-40o60-78i90-110o116-137i149-173o179-199i215-234o246-265i285-306o318-340i352-370o376-398i419-440o482-501i);~go_function: GO:0022857 - transmembrane transporter activity [Evidence IEA];~go_process: GO:0055085 - transmembrane transport [Evidence IEA]): protein MDRQRVAERALHDQTNILPRAQLLVVFTGLAISLLITFVDQNGISVTLPTIAVDLDARNTISWAGTSSLIANTTFTVLYGRLSDIFGRKVIYLSALVLLCISDVLCGVSATPEMFYVFRGLAGIAGGGVTSLTMIIVSDIVTLQQRGKYQGILGAAMGLGNIIGPFLGAAFIMNATWRGFFWLIGPLGACSALIGYFLIPNNHKKDSLSNNVKRIDFFGILTSSAAVILLLIPISGGGSYFNWNSAMVISMLAIGGCSLIVFLLVEWKVAVLPMLPVVLFKNKVICALFLQTFLLGGVYQAYLYYLPLYYQNARGWNPIVSAALTCPMMVCHSLTSIASGQYISRRKRYGELIWIGFGLWTLGAGLMIRFDRTTSPAVIAVSVGIAGIGIGSTFQPTMIACQAHCTKAQRAVVISDRNFFRCLGGACGLAVSAALLQAVLRSNLPEAYKGLAHSTYTLPSKDGISDADWESIMDAYVAASRAVFILQAPLIGTCFLLCAFVRDRGLERPKDPDEKAASDQHQRKESQPSNEPISQQPEAEQVKTNGHPARI from the exons ATGGACCGGCAACGGGTGGCTGAGAGAGCTCTCCATGACCAGACCAACATCCTCCCGCGTGCCCAGCTTCTGGTCGTTTTCACAGGGCTGGCAATATCATTACTCATTACGTTTGTGGACCAAAATGGCATCAGCGTCACACTGCCTACTATCGCCGTAGACCTTGATGCCCGGAATACCATATCCTGGGCAGGCACCTCATCCTTGATTGCAAACACCACATTCACGGTTCTGTATGGCCGCCTCTCTGATATCTTCGGCCGCAAGGTCATTTATCTGTCCGCGCTCGTGTTACTCTGTATATCAGATGTGCTCTGCGGTGTATCAGCCACCCCCGAGATGTTTTATGTCTTCCGTGGGCTAGCCGGTATAGCTGGGGGTGGAGTCACTTCGCTGACTATGATTATCGTCTCTGACATTGTGACATTGCAACAACGTGGCAAGTATCAAGGCATTCTCGGTGCTGCCATGGGGCTAGGAAATATCATCGGCCCATTTCTCGGCGCTGCCTTCATCATGAACGCAACCTGGAGgggcttcttctggctcaTCGGTCCGCTAGGTGCATGCTCTGCATTGATAGGATATTTCCTAATACCAAACAACCATAAAAAAGACAGCTTGTCCAACAACGTGAAACGTATCGACTTTTTCGGCATACTCacgtcttctgctgctgttatTCTTCTACTTATTCCCATATCTGGCGGAGGGTCTTACTTCAATTGGAACTCGGCCATGGTGATAAGTATGCTTGCCATTGGAGGATGCTCGTTGATTGTGTTCTTACTTGTTGAGTGGAAAGTGGCTGTCCTCCCCATGCTTCCAG TCGTACTATTCAAAAACAAGGTCATCTGCGCCCTGTTTCTCCAGACGTTCCTTCTGGGCGGTGTTTACCAAGCATATCTCTACTACCTCCCATTGTACTACCAGAACGCCCGCGGCTGGAACCCAATTGTGTCGGCTGCTTTGACATGCCCAATGATGGTTTGCCATTCACTCACATCTATCGCATCGGGCCAGTATATTTCCCGCCGCAAGCGATACGGCGAATTGATCTGGATCGGATTTGGCCTATGGACACT CGGCGCCGGTCTCATGATCAGGTTCGACCGGACGACCAGCCCAGCTGTCATCGCAGTATCCGTTGGCATTGCTGGCATAGGGATTGGAAGCACTTTCCAACCCACAATGATTGCATGTCAAGCCCACTGCACGAAGGCCCAACGAGCAGTGGTCATATCAGATCGAAACTTCTTTCGCTGCCTCGGAGGAGCATGCGGACTCGCTGTGTCTGCGGCCCTTCTTCAAGCCGTTCTTCGCTCTAACCTCCCCGAAGCATACAAGGGTCTTGCCCATTCTACATACACCCTTCCGTCGAAGGATGGAATTTCCGATGCGGACTGGGAGAGCATTATGGATGCATACGTGGCTGCTTCTCGAGCAGTGTTCATCCTGCAGGCTCCGCTGATCGGGACATGTTTCCTGCTGTGCGCATTCGTCCGAGACCGAGGGCTGGAACGACCGAAAGATCCAGATGAGAAGGCTGCCAGCGATCAACATCAGCGTAAAGAAAGTCAACCATCCAACGAGCCtatttctcaacaacccgAAGCAGAGCAAGTCAAGACGAACGGCCACCCTGCTAGGATCTAG